GGACATCCGGCGCATGGTCGACTGGATCCGCAGGCGAAGCGCGTCGCCCGTCGGGATGTATGGCATCTCGCTCGGCGGCTATACCGTGAGCCTGGCCTCGGCCTTCATCGACGATCTCGCCTGCGTCGTCGCCGGGATCCCCGCCGTCGACTTCACGTCGCTGGCCCGCGAGAACGAGCCGTGGGCCTATCAGGCCTACGGTGGGGACATGCAGACCGACTACGGGCTGGTCTACGAGGTGACCTACCCGGTCTCGCCGCTGACCTTCGCGCCGCGCGTGCCGGTCGATCGGCGGTACATCTACGCGGGGGTCGCGGATCGCGTCGCGCGCCCGGACCAGGCCCGCGCGCTCTGGCGACACTGGGACAAGCCCTCGATCGAGTGGCTCTCTTCGGGGCACGTCATGGCGTCGATGAAGCCCGAGCTCAAGCCCTTCCTGCGTGGAATCGCGGCGAGGCATCTCTTCGGTCCCGGCGAGGCGCCCTTCGTGGTCGATGAGGACATGCGCGCGACGGGCTAGGCCCCGCGCGGGAGGAGAACCCGGTGGCACGCGTCTACTACGAGCGGCTCTCGGACGAGAGCGCGCACCATCTGGAGCGCGAGAGCTCCCGTCGTCGGGAGCACACGGCGATGATCCTCGTCTTCGAGGGTGGGCCGCTGGCGACGCCCGAGGGCGGGGCGGACTACGCGAAGATCCGCAGAATCGTCGAGGCCCGGCTGCCCGAGCTGCCGCGGCTCCGGACGAAGCTCCGGCGCGTACCGATCGAGAACCACCCCGTCTGGGTCGACGATCGCGAGTTCAATCTCGACTATCACCTGCGTCAGTCGAGTCTTCCGCGCCCCGGCGATCACGACCAGCTGTGTCGGACGGCGGCGCGGATCGCCGCGACGCGCCTCGACCGGTCGCGTCCGCTCTGGGACTGCTGGGTGATCGAAGGCGTCGAGGGCGGTCGTTTCGCGCTCGTGCTGAAGATGCACAAGGCGCTCGCCCATCTCGAGGGGGCGGATCTCTTCCGCGCGCTGCTGACGGCGGACCCCGACGAGAAGACGCCCCCGCCCGGACGCTTCGCGACGCGACCCGCGCCGTCGCCGGTCGAGCTCTTCACGTCCGAGGTGATCCGCCGTTGGAGCCCGTCCCGCAAGGCCTTCGCCCGCGCGGTCGAGTTCGCGACCACGCCGGGACGGGCAGGGCGCCAGGTGCGCCGGCGTGCGGCCGAGGTGCTCAAGGTCATGGGCTATCAGCTCCGGCCGGCGGGGGAGTCGCCCTTCGACGGCAACCTCTCCCCCCACCGCTCCTTCGCGGTCCAGGAGGTCGACCTCGGACAGGTGCAGGCGATCCGGCAGGCACTGGGTGGAACCGTGCACGATGTGATCCTCACGATCGTGAGCGGGGCGCTTCGGCGCTTCGTTCAGGAGCTCCGGGTGAGCCCGACCGCCGTGGACCTTCGGGGCATCACCCCGATCCTCGAGGCCTCCGGCGACGAGGCGCGGCCCTGGACGGTCGAGCTGCCGCTCTGGGAGCCGTCGGGGGAGGGGCGCCAGGCGATCCTCGCAGAGCAGACGCGACGACTCCGCGCCGAGGCCGACCTGGCCCGCGCCGAGGTGCTCGTGTCGGGTGAGCACTGGGGCGCGGCGCGCGGCCTCGCGATCGGCGCGCGCGCGCTCAAGCACATCGAGCACGGACAGCTCGCCATCCTCCAGAGTCCGGGGCCGCAGCAGCCGCTCTATCTGGACGGGGCGCGGCTGGTCGAGTGCTACGGCGTCCTGCCGCTGCAGGACTCGTCGGGGCTCGGGATCACGGTCCTCTCGTACGCGGGCTCGTTCTTCTTCACGTTCAACGCCGATCCACACATCGTCGATGACGTGCGTCGCCTGCGCGACGCGGTCGACGGCGAGGTGGCGGAGCTGGCGGCGATCGCAGCCGCGAATGGACCGGCGCTTCGGGCGGTCGGCGCCGCCTAGCCTTTCGGCCCCGGCTCGGTGACCACGCCGTCGCGCCTGTCCTCGCGCCTTTCCTCGAGCTTGTCTTCGAGGGCGACCGCCGGCCCCTGGACCCGCGGAAGCTCGAGCAGGACCGCCAGGCCGCCAGCGGCATTGGATTCGACCTTGAGCTGGCCCCCGTGCTCGCGGGCGATGCCGTGGACGACGGAGAGGCCAAGGCCGGTCCCGCCTTCCTCGCGTCGCGTCGTGTAGAAGGGCTCGAAGATCCGCACGCGTTCGGCTTCCGGGATCCCCGGGCCGTCGTCGTCGATCTGGACCCTCGCCAGGCCCCGCTCGTCGTCGGCGTCGACGCGCACGTGGACGTGGGCCCCGCCCGCCTCGAGGGCGTTCCGGATCAGGTTCAGCAATGCCTGCTCGATCTGGATCGGATTGACGTGGACCCACACGGGCGCGGGCGGCAGGTGGAGCTCGAGCTGCGCGCCTTCGGCCTCGGTCTCGGGTTGGGCCAGCCGGGCGGTCCGACGGAGGATCTCCTCGAGGCGGCAGTCCCACTTGTCGGTGCGTTCGTCGCGCGCGAACTGCAGGACGCTCTTCACGATTCCGCCGCATCGCTTCGCCTCTCGGACGATGTCCTCGAGGGCCTGGTCGATCTCGGCGCGGCTGCCTTCGTCGTTCTCCAGGACCTGCGCGAACTGCGCCGCGGCGAGGATCGAGCCGATCGGGTTGTTGATCTCGTGGGCGATTCCCGCGGCCAGGGTGCCGACCGAGGCGAGCCGCTCCGAAGCGCGGAGCTGGGCCTCGGACTCGTCGAGCGCCTCGGTCGCGCGGCGTCGTTCTTCGACCTCGCGGACGAGGTGGTGATTCGCCGAGATCAGCGAGGCGGTTCGCTCGCGTACCCGCTGTTCCAGCTGATCGGCGTGATCCTCGAGGCGGCGGTACGCCCGGGCGTTGTCGAGCGCGATGGCGATCCAGGGAAGCAATCGCCGGAGGAGCATCGATCCGGTCGGCTCGAGGTCGCCCGAGATCGCCGCGGCATCCGCTTCGCGCCAGAGCGTGAGTCTGCCGAACGGGCCGCTCGCGTTCTCGAGCGCATGACGATGGCTCGGTTCCCCTCCCGTCTCGCCGAAGGAGCGGCGATAGCGCGGTCGCTGCTCGTGGGGG
Above is a genomic segment from bacterium containing:
- a CDS encoding WS/DGAT domain-containing protein encodes the protein MARVYYERLSDESAHHLERESSRRREHTAMILVFEGGPLATPEGGADYAKIRRIVEARLPELPRLRTKLRRVPIENHPVWVDDREFNLDYHLRQSSLPRPGDHDQLCRTAARIAATRLDRSRPLWDCWVIEGVEGGRFALVLKMHKALAHLEGADLFRALLTADPDEKTPPPGRFATRPAPSPVELFTSEVIRRWSPSRKAFARAVEFATTPGRAGRQVRRRAAEVLKVMGYQLRPAGESPFDGNLSPHRSFAVQEVDLGQVQAIRQALGGTVHDVILTIVSGALRRFVQELRVSPTAVDLRGITPILEASGDEARPWTVELPLWEPSGEGRQAILAEQTRRLRAEADLARAEVLVSGEHWGAARGLAIGARALKHIEHGQLAILQSPGPQQPLYLDGARLVECYGVLPLQDSSGLGITVLSYAGSFFFTFNADPHIVDDVRRLRDAVDGEVAELAAIAAANGPALRAVGAA
- a CDS encoding ATP-binding protein → MTGVSARLVDVVLSAAEQRGIDTSVRVRELGVSPEPRRKPFARIEWDAFASLCEFIAAALGSDDAVIDFGECVAPSESMPVFRLLGLVVTDPIDQYEIGARWLGPSLMPMIEGRVEVLPDGVIVERLRMLESHRECRAVMLMLCGYFRASPTVWGAPRAEVRVDLVPGGADYAIRAPRRAKGRISRLVDRIRGRAALQTVLRELEGQHWDINDSYREVRAAHDRIALQARALARVNEIGAALSQQIDLDHVATTLGRVLTDDLDFTGAEIEIRLDDPDPSESVAENAAPHEQRPRYRRSFGETGGEPSHRHALENASGPFGRLTLWREADAAAISGDLEPTGSMLLRRLLPWIAIALDNARAYRRLEDHADQLEQRVRERTASLISANHHLVREVEERRRATEALDESEAQLRASERLASVGTLAAGIAHEINNPIGSILAAAQFAQVLENDEGSRAEIDQALEDIVREAKRCGGIVKSVLQFARDERTDKWDCRLEEILRRTARLAQPETEAEGAQLELHLPPAPVWVHVNPIQIEQALLNLIRNALEAGGAHVHVRVDADDERGLARVQIDDDGPGIPEAERVRIFEPFYTTRREEGGTGLGLSVVHGIAREHGGQLKVESNAAGGLAVLLELPRVQGPAVALEDKLEERREDRRDGVVTEPGPKG